A stretch of the Candidatus Neomarinimicrobiota bacterium genome encodes the following:
- a CDS encoding PAS domain-containing protein codes for MKTGTYRTDENGVILTVNTDFKRMLGYPERTVFQGKNLGELPIFKRYPRHDIKSAVRHFHQIQGIPVMLLSKDGQEISFIEDVRMIMDTGQQDVVYESRFRYNPGACDVILPDDAGDIRDPWGTVPREYRSTQ; via the coding sequence ATGAAAACGGAGTAATCCTGACCGTAAACACAGACTTCAAACGGATGTTAGGGTATCCTGAGCGCACTGTATTCCAGGGGAAAAATCTTGGCGAATTACCAATATTCAAGCGGTATCCCCGCCACGATATCAAATCGGCAGTCCGGCACTTTCACCAGATACAGGGCATCCCGGTGATGCTCCTTTCAAAAGACGGGCAGGAAATTTCGTTTATCGAAGATGTGAGGATGATTATGGACACTGGGCAGCAGGATGTGGTGTATGAATCGCGGTTCCGGTATAATCCTGGAGCATGCGACGTGATTCTCCCGGATGATGCAGGAGATATTCGAGACCCGTGGGGTACGGTGCCCCGGGAATACCGTTCAACTCAGTAA